Proteins encoded in a region of the Deefgea piscis genome:
- a CDS encoding RelA/SpoT family protein yields the protein MQNLSITSADVPALINAPEVIEEASLFLNEKTAYLKNEDREMLFSAFLFAEAAHRGQMRQSGEPYISHPLAVAGILTLWKLDAQALAAALLHDVMEDSGVTKLELTERYGKAVAELVDGMSKIDKLEFQSKEEAQAENFRKMLLAMARDLRVMLIKLADRLHNMRTMDSMRADKQKRIARETMEIYAPIANRIGLNGVYQELDDLAFKYIHPRRYYVLSKALKAARGNRREVLQKILDSIQAKLQTQHIDAVVTGREKNLFSIYRKMQEKHLSFSEVLDIYAFRVIVKDVAHCYLTLGALHALFKPIPGKFKDYIAIAKTNGYQSLHTTLFGPYGTPIEVQIRTSEMHRIADAGVASHWMYKSGDEGFSEVQQKTHQWLQSLLELQSESGDAVEFLEHIKVDLFPDQVYVFTPKGTILSLPNGSTCVDFAYAVHTDIGNRCIAAKVNHELVPLRNKLKNGDHVEIVMAAHAKPNPSWLAFVTTGKARSQIRHFLRTMRFDESVHLGERLLNQAFSALHQPLQVSDEVWEKYLRESGEKSRDSVLADVGLGQKLGVVVAKRLLQLAGTWSEDGRQGKKPMSVSIRGTEGMAIQFARCCNPIPGDPILGFVKKDQGLVVHTHDCPQVSKGRIDAEKLIDVDWDPEVARMFDVPVKVLAENERGTLAALAAAIADADADISAVTMGDMVDSHERYLSVQFTLQVSNRLHLARVLKSLRSLPTVYRLQRVRAL from the coding sequence ATGCAGAATCTCTCTATCACTTCAGCTGATGTCCCGGCGTTGATTAACGCGCCGGAAGTGATTGAGGAGGCAAGCCTGTTTTTAAATGAAAAAACGGCTTACCTCAAAAATGAAGACCGAGAGATGTTGTTCTCGGCTTTTTTGTTTGCCGAGGCGGCGCATCGTGGTCAGATGCGTCAGTCTGGTGAACCTTATATTTCTCATCCTTTAGCTGTAGCTGGCATTCTTACGCTATGGAAACTGGATGCTCAAGCTTTAGCTGCCGCTTTATTACATGATGTGATGGAAGACAGCGGTGTAACTAAGCTGGAATTGACTGAGCGTTACGGCAAAGCCGTTGCTGAGCTTGTTGATGGTATGAGCAAAATCGACAAGTTGGAATTTCAAAGCAAAGAAGAAGCTCAAGCCGAGAATTTCCGTAAAATGCTCTTGGCCATGGCGCGTGATTTACGCGTGATGCTGATTAAGCTGGCGGATCGTTTGCATAATATGCGTACGATGGATTCGATGCGGGCGGATAAGCAAAAACGCATTGCACGCGAAACGATGGAAATTTACGCGCCGATTGCCAATCGCATTGGTTTGAATGGTGTTTATCAAGAGCTAGATGATTTAGCGTTTAAATACATTCATCCGCGGCGATATTATGTTTTATCCAAAGCATTAAAAGCGGCTCGCGGCAATCGCCGAGAAGTACTGCAAAAAATCCTCGATTCAATTCAAGCCAAACTCCAGACTCAGCATATTGACGCTGTGGTGACTGGCCGAGAAAAAAACTTATTTTCGATTTATCGCAAAATGCAAGAAAAGCATCTGAGCTTTTCTGAAGTCTTGGATATTTATGCGTTTCGGGTCATCGTTAAAGATGTTGCCCATTGCTATCTGACTTTAGGTGCTTTGCACGCCTTATTTAAGCCGATTCCGGGTAAGTTTAAAGATTACATTGCCATTGCTAAAACCAATGGTTATCAAAGTTTGCACACGACCTTGTTTGGCCCTTACGGTACCCCGATTGAGGTGCAAATCCGCACCAGTGAAATGCATCGCATTGCCGATGCAGGTGTAGCGAGTCACTGGATGTATAAAAGCGGTGATGAAGGTTTTTCTGAAGTTCAGCAAAAAACCCATCAATGGCTGCAGTCTTTACTTGAGCTGCAATCTGAAAGTGGTGATGCGGTTGAGTTTCTTGAGCATATCAAAGTCGATTTATTCCCGGATCAAGTGTATGTGTTTACGCCCAAAGGCACGATTTTAAGTCTGCCTAATGGCTCGACCTGCGTTGATTTTGCCTATGCCGTGCATACCGATATTGGTAACCGCTGTATTGCAGCCAAGGTGAATCACGAGTTAGTGCCGCTACGTAATAAGCTTAAAAATGGCGATCACGTTGAAATCGTAATGGCCGCGCATGCCAAGCCTAATCCAAGCTGGCTGGCGTTTGTCACCACTGGTAAAGCACGCTCGCAGATTCGGCATTTCTTGCGCACCATGCGCTTTGATGAATCGGTGCATTTGGGCGAGCGATTGCTCAATCAGGCTTTTTCCGCCTTGCATCAGCCTTTGCAAGTCAGTGATGAGGTGTGGGAAAAATATCTGCGCGAAAGTGGCGAAAAATCACGTGATTCGGTACTGGCTGATGTGGGTTTGGGGCAAAAATTAGGCGTGGTGGTCGCTAAGCGCTTATTGCAATTAGCGGGCACTTGGTCGGAAGACGGGCGCCAAGGTAAAAAACCAATGTCGGTGTCGATTCGTGGTACCGAAGGCATGGCGATTCAATTTGCGCGCTGTTGCAATCCGATTCCAGGCGATCCGATTTTAGGCTTTGTGAAAAAAGACCAAGGCTTGGTGGTGCATACGCATGATTGCCCACAAGTATCCAAAGGCCGAATCGATGCCGAGAAATTGATCGATGTCGATTGGGATCCTGAAGTCGCTCGCATGTTTGATGTGCCGGTGAAAGTATTAGCAGAAAACGAACGTGGTACTTTGGCGGCATTAGCTGCTGCCATTGCTGATGCTGATGCTGATATTTCAGCGGTGACGATGGGCGATATGGTCGATTCACATGAGCGCTATTTGAGCGTGCAATTTACGCTGCAGGTGAGTAATCGCTTACATTTAGCGCGGGTGTTAAAGAGTTTACGCAGTTTGCCGACGGTGTATCGTTTGCAGCGGGTGCGCGCGCTGTAG
- a CDS encoding DUF4870 domain-containing protein yields the protein MNEIEINPSPSRESQNIILLIWLGTLFFGFIPSLIIYLVKQDDAAVTDQAKEALNWSITTMLGYAVGWVLMFVLIGFLILPVVAICHLIFCILGVVNASKAQPYRLPFNLRLLK from the coding sequence ATGAATGAAATCGAAATCAACCCAAGCCCCAGTCGCGAAAGCCAAAATATAATTTTGCTGATCTGGCTTGGCACTTTATTTTTTGGTTTTATCCCATCGTTGATTATTTATTTAGTGAAGCAAGACGATGCGGCGGTCACTGATCAAGCCAAAGAAGCACTCAATTGGTCGATCACCACCATGCTGGGCTACGCCGTAGGCTGGGTACTGATGTTTGTTTTGATCGGTTTTTTAATCTTGCCGGTAGTTGCCATTTGCCATTTGATTTTTTGCATTTTAGGGGTCGTCAACGCCAGCAAAGCGCAGCCTTATCGCCTGCCATTCAATTTACGCTTACTGAAATAA
- the thiS gene encoding sulfur carrier protein ThiS has translation MIQISINGEAKTFPAALNVTELVVALDLLGKRIAIERNGEIIAKSQYAATMLADGDVLEMVVAVGGG, from the coding sequence ATGATTCAAATTTCAATCAATGGAGAAGCAAAAACTTTTCCTGCTGCGCTCAATGTCACTGAGTTGGTGGTGGCTTTAGATTTGCTCGGTAAGCGGATTGCGATTGAGCGCAATGGTGAAATCATTGCAAAAAGCCAATATGCGGCGACCATGCTGGCCGATGGGGATGTGCTAGAAATGGTGGTTGCTGTGGGTGGTGGTTGA
- a CDS encoding thiazole synthase, whose amino-acid sequence MSDVFQIAGKTYQSRLIVGTGKYKDFQETRAAVDESGAEIVTVAIRRVNIGQDASQPSLLEALPPSQYTYLPNTAGCYNSEDAVRTLRLARELLDGHKLVKLEVLGDPNTLYPNVRETLKAAEILVADGFDVMVYTSDDPIIAKELEQIGCCAIMPLASLIGSGMGIINPWNLRLIIDSAKVPVLIDAGVGTASDAAIAMELGCDGILMNTAIAGARDPIRMARAMKLAVQAGRDAFLAGRVPRKLYSADPSSPVTGMIAAAK is encoded by the coding sequence ATGTCAGATGTGTTTCAAATTGCCGGTAAAACCTATCAGTCACGCTTGATTGTTGGCACAGGTAAATATAAAGATTTCCAAGAAACGCGTGCCGCCGTTGATGAGTCGGGCGCTGAGATTGTCACTGTGGCGATTCGCCGCGTCAATATTGGCCAAGATGCCAGTCAGCCGTCGTTATTAGAGGCTCTGCCACCATCGCAATACACTTACTTACCCAATACTGCCGGTTGCTACAACAGTGAAGACGCGGTGCGTACTTTGCGTTTGGCGCGTGAATTGCTCGATGGCCACAAATTAGTCAAGCTCGAAGTCTTGGGTGACCCCAATACGCTGTATCCCAATGTGCGTGAAACCTTAAAAGCGGCAGAAATCCTGGTTGCTGATGGTTTTGATGTAATGGTGTATACCTCGGATGATCCAATTATTGCCAAAGAACTCGAGCAAATTGGTTGCTGCGCGATCATGCCGTTAGCATCTTTAATTGGCTCGGGCATGGGCATTATTAATCCATGGAATCTACGCCTGATTATTGATTCGGCCAAAGTACCAGTGTTGATCGACGCCGGTGTGGGTACTGCATCCGATGCGGCGATTGCGATGGAGCTCGGTTGCGATGGGATTTTGATGAATACCGCCATTGCCGGTGCACGCGATCCGATTCGGATGGCTAGAGCGATGAAATTGGCGGTCCAAGCTGGTCGCGATGCCTTTTTGGCGGGCCGTGTTCCGCGCAAACTGTATAGCGCTGATCCATCCAGCCCGGTGACAGGGATGATTGCTGCTGCGAAATAA
- a CDS encoding GNAT family N-acetyltransferase: protein MCLIRYANLDDLDALVPVFDAYRVFYQMPSDLALARQFLSERLALGESVILLAEGDSGAVQGFIQLYPLFSSSLCQRILLLNDLYVLEAARGQGVARQLMQKAAAHAKAVGAARLELSTAHSNTRAQALYESLAYQLDREFRNYSLAV from the coding sequence ATGTGCTTAATTCGCTACGCTAATTTAGATGATCTGGATGCACTGGTTCCGGTTTTTGATGCTTATCGCGTGTTTTATCAAATGCCCAGTGATCTGGCTTTAGCGCGGCAATTTTTAAGTGAGCGCTTAGCTTTGGGTGAGTCGGTGATTTTGCTGGCCGAGGGCGACTCTGGTGCGGTGCAGGGTTTTATCCAGCTTTATCCCTTGTTTAGCTCATCGCTATGCCAGCGTATTTTGTTGCTTAATGATTTATATGTGCTTGAAGCGGCGCGCGGGCAGGGTGTGGCGCGTCAGTTAATGCAAAAAGCCGCCGCACATGCCAAAGCCGTTGGTGCGGCGCGACTTGAACTCTCTACTGCGCATAGCAACACCCGAGCGCAAGCTTTGTATGAATCATTGGCGTATCAACTTGATCGTGAATTTCGTAATTATTCCTTGGCCGTTTGA
- the trmB gene encoding tRNA (guanosine(46)-N7)-methyltransferase TrmB, producing the protein MENEQNPAVDSEDNAHKQRRIRSFVLRQGHLSSGQARALEEFGPQFCIDYSPNALDLEQAFGRNAPRVLEIGFGMGTATAEIAAQRPETDFLGVEVHTPGVGSLLKLIGEQSLSNLRIVQHDAVEVLENMLPVDSLAGAHIFFPDPWHKSRHNKRRLIKPEFVAQLVSRIQSGGYLHLATDWEDYAMQMLAVLSAEPTLENTATSPTGFAERPEYRPLTKFENRGIKLGHGVWDLVFKKK; encoded by the coding sequence ATGGAAAACGAACAAAATCCCGCAGTTGACAGCGAAGACAATGCGCACAAACAACGTCGCATTCGTAGCTTTGTTTTACGCCAAGGCCATTTGTCGAGCGGCCAAGCACGGGCTTTAGAAGAATTTGGGCCGCAATTTTGCATCGATTACAGCCCGAATGCGCTGGATTTAGAGCAAGCATTTGGTCGCAATGCGCCGCGCGTTTTAGAGATCGGTTTTGGCATGGGCACGGCAACGGCAGAGATTGCTGCGCAGCGGCCAGAGACCGACTTTTTAGGCGTTGAAGTGCATACGCCGGGCGTGGGTAGCTTATTAAAATTGATCGGTGAGCAGTCATTAAGCAATTTGCGCATCGTGCAACATGATGCGGTGGAAGTATTAGAAAACATGCTGCCAGTGGATAGTTTGGCGGGCGCGCATATTTTCTTTCCAGATCCTTGGCATAAATCGCGCCACAATAAGCGCCGCTTAATTAAGCCTGAATTTGTTGCGCAATTGGTCTCGCGGATTCAATCAGGTGGTTATTTGCATTTGGCAACCGATTGGGAAGATTATGCGATGCAAATGTTGGCGGTGTTAAGTGCTGAACCGACGCTCGAGAATACTGCGACCAGCCCAACTGGCTTTGCTGAGCGTCCTGAATACCGCCCGCTGACTAAGTTTGAAAACCGCGGCATTAAATTAGGCCATGGTGTTTGGGATTTAGTGTTTAAGAAAAAATAA
- a CDS encoding LPP20 family lipoprotein, with amino-acid sequence MHQLKLILVLLVTVFGLTACASSGKVAGDAMPPAVLPTKVTAVGHGAMPLGEGLSQAQRHLLAMRAAKLDAYRSLAETVAGIKIVGSSTVSAMALTSDSYKAYVEAYLRGAKIVSITPLPDGAFETILELTLGGDFYRAAPPVKEAVAAPAAAHAPAAPTPMPVVPQPLAANISPTQNYYLSL; translated from the coding sequence ATGCACCAATTAAAACTGATTCTTGTCTTGCTGGTGACCGTGTTCGGTCTAACGGCTTGCGCTAGTTCGGGCAAAGTAGCGGGTGATGCAATGCCGCCCGCAGTTTTACCCACTAAAGTAACCGCAGTGGGACATGGCGCAATGCCACTTGGCGAAGGTTTAAGCCAAGCTCAGCGACACTTATTAGCCATGCGAGCGGCCAAGCTCGATGCGTATCGATCATTAGCGGAAACCGTTGCTGGCATTAAAATCGTGGGTAGCAGTACCGTTTCTGCAATGGCGCTGACGAGCGATAGTTATAAAGCCTATGTTGAGGCTTATTTACGTGGCGCTAAAATCGTCAGTATTACGCCATTGCCGGATGGTGCTTTTGAAACCATTTTAGAATTGACGCTCGGTGGTGATTTTTACCGTGCAGCGCCGCCAGTGAAAGAGGCCGTTGCCGCACCAGCAGCAGCGCATGCGCCCGCTGCGCCAACGCCAATGCCGGTGGTGCCGCAGCCCTTAGCCGCGAATATTTCACCCACTCAGAATTACTATCTCTCCTTGTGA
- a CDS encoding flagellar assembly protein T N-terminal domain-containing protein has product MAWAAEFEGIAPVGLDGVAAARTLAVQDALENAALFNGAQVTSLSVKQQGQWGETTKVSGTPQGDYQLLREWQSNGFIHVVVNIAPPAAPVSKANTPTQRPANTARCDLDDLRRKVLISYFWIEHPAQTQDLDRFPEGIQIELVRQLYDSQQFLPQRAPGVAVFDVLPQFVDPLLQPERVRALAQQYSVQFIVGGIVRDTSMLGERYTLAYGSDLRPYEKKSVASLPILNFAQVGVKAVPAARRFDLDLFVFDGVSGALVNRHRIAGKANGEVVQDLSSALGTAGFAATDYGRLVNDKLKEASRLVAQDLSCIPFSAKITRVEKNSVYVDAGYTSNLRPGDTLQVYRISPTAMPVDSANFAPTMRLGMPEQKGGTFTVQQVQPLFAMGRIDGLKVEPGDYVRFVGSERNND; this is encoded by the coding sequence ATGGCATGGGCTGCCGAATTTGAAGGGATTGCGCCAGTCGGTTTAGATGGGGTGGCTGCGGCGCGAACATTGGCGGTGCAAGATGCGCTAGAAAATGCCGCGCTGTTTAATGGCGCGCAAGTGACGAGTTTAAGCGTCAAACAACAAGGGCAATGGGGCGAAACGACTAAAGTGAGCGGTACGCCGCAAGGTGATTATCAGCTGCTGCGAGAGTGGCAAAGCAATGGCTTTATCCACGTTGTTGTCAATATTGCGCCACCTGCTGCGCCAGTGAGTAAAGCCAATACGCCCACTCAGCGTCCAGCCAATACCGCCCGTTGTGATTTAGATGATTTACGCCGTAAGGTGCTGATTTCGTATTTTTGGATTGAGCATCCGGCACAAACGCAAGATTTAGATCGGTTTCCCGAAGGAATTCAAATCGAGCTGGTTCGCCAGTTGTACGACAGCCAACAGTTTTTACCGCAACGCGCACCGGGCGTGGCGGTGTTTGATGTGTTGCCGCAATTTGTGGATCCTTTATTGCAACCTGAACGAGTACGCGCCTTAGCGCAGCAATATTCAGTGCAGTTTATCGTTGGCGGCATTGTGCGCGATACCTCAATGCTCGGCGAGCGCTATACCCTGGCCTACGGCTCAGATCTTCGCCCTTATGAAAAAAAATCAGTGGCGAGCTTACCGATTCTTAATTTTGCCCAAGTTGGCGTCAAAGCCGTGCCTGCCGCACGTCGCTTTGATTTAGATTTATTTGTCTTTGATGGTGTATCGGGAGCGCTAGTTAATCGGCACCGAATTGCTGGTAAAGCCAATGGCGAAGTGGTGCAAGATCTGAGTAGTGCTTTGGGTACCGCAGGTTTTGCTGCGACTGATTATGGCCGGTTGGTGAACGATAAACTGAAAGAAGCCAGTCGCTTAGTGGCACAAGATTTAAGCTGTATTCCGTTTTCGGCCAAAATTACTCGGGTTGAAAAAAACTCGGTGTATGTCGATGCAGGCTATACATCTAATTTGCGGCCTGGCGATACCCTACAGGTATATCGCATTTCGCCGACCGCAATGCCGGTTGATTCGGCCAATTTCGCGCCGACAATGCGCTTAGGTATGCCGGAACAAAAAGGCGGCACATTTACGGTGCAACAAGTGCAGCCTTTATTTGCGATGGGAAGGATCGACGGCTTGAAAGTGGAGCCGGGTGATTATGTTCGTTTTGTTGGATCGGAGCGAAATAATGATTAA
- a CDS encoding transglutaminase-like domain-containing protein: protein MLRNRLQRFKLFKKISSLVAPIDQRIDFDKQALSVLESHFASDQDEYLTQFRIKYALDELIESAATDTARLQRVMHWVHHLWQHNGQNTPSQNDAMTIVAEAAQGQQFRCVEYGIVLATALAALGFPARILSLMTQDVEHKRSCAGHVVTEVYLHDLAKWVMADAQWNIMPMLNQQAANALELTQAIYQGDDNLSLQSTTAIKPKYYLKWIKPYLYYFTTRLEHRYDFNANATQIRLMPIGAKTPKVFQRKHPISAATMTHILADFYPDKDRIKMI, encoded by the coding sequence ATGTTACGCAATCGACTGCAGCGTTTTAAATTATTTAAAAAAATAAGTTCACTGGTTGCGCCAATTGATCAGCGTATTGATTTTGATAAGCAAGCATTATCTGTATTAGAATCGCATTTTGCCAGCGATCAAGATGAATATCTAACCCAATTTAGAATTAAATACGCATTAGATGAATTGATTGAATCAGCAGCAACAGATACCGCGCGTTTACAGCGCGTGATGCATTGGGTACATCATCTTTGGCAGCACAATGGCCAAAACACCCCCAGCCAAAATGATGCGATGACCATTGTTGCAGAGGCCGCGCAAGGGCAGCAGTTTCGCTGTGTTGAATATGGCATCGTTTTGGCGACGGCCTTGGCTGCCTTGGGTTTCCCAGCAAGAATACTGAGTTTGATGACGCAGGATGTTGAGCATAAACGCTCATGTGCCGGTCATGTGGTCACGGAAGTGTATTTACATGATTTAGCCAAATGGGTGATGGCTGATGCCCAATGGAATATTATGCCCATGCTCAATCAGCAAGCGGCGAATGCGCTGGAACTCACGCAGGCGATTTATCAAGGCGATGATAATTTGAGTTTGCAGTCAACGACGGCAATTAAACCTAAATATTATTTAAAATGGATTAAGCCGTATTTGTATTACTTTACTACGCGTTTAGAGCATCGCTATGATTTTAATGCGAATGCAACGCAAATTCGCTTAATGCCAATTGGCGCGAAAACGCCTAAAGTATTTCAAAGAAAACATCCTATTTCTGCTGCAACAATGACGCATATTTTGGCAGATTTTTATCCAGATAAAGATCGAATTAAAATGATTTAG
- a CDS encoding SPOR domain-containing protein translates to MKWLFITLVIANLAVYGFSQLETPPSSIELSQREKNASAVKVVTGQLGQVTAVNMASEPVPASAPLATATATATATATAKPTSKPTPTPVAEIGRCWRWAGITGDQIDSARTKIQNLSLIASETASGESSKVWVYMPPLATLEIAKQKAAQLAEMGVTDYFVVNNGGRWQNSISLGVFSNREAGERHLAELKALGVKSAVVREKDDTLKQASFSFKNLNSQQSDKLAKLSAQFSGSVLRENKCK, encoded by the coding sequence ATGAAATGGCTGTTTATTACACTCGTTATTGCCAATTTAGCGGTCTATGGTTTTTCTCAACTCGAAACGCCACCGTCTTCCATTGAGCTCAGTCAGCGCGAAAAAAACGCCAGCGCGGTGAAAGTGGTCACCGGGCAATTAGGCCAAGTCACTGCGGTTAACATGGCCAGTGAGCCTGTGCCAGCAAGCGCACCGCTGGCGACTGCGACTGCGACTGCAACTGCGACTGCGACGGCGAAGCCAACCAGCAAACCCACGCCAACGCCGGTGGCCGAGATAGGTCGTTGCTGGCGCTGGGCCGGCATTACTGGCGATCAAATCGACAGTGCCCGTACTAAAATTCAAAACCTCAGCTTAATTGCCAGCGAAACCGCCAGTGGCGAATCGAGCAAGGTTTGGGTGTATATGCCGCCGCTGGCCACATTAGAAATCGCCAAACAAAAAGCCGCACAACTGGCCGAAATGGGCGTCACGGATTATTTTGTCGTCAACAATGGCGGTCGTTGGCAAAATTCGATTTCACTGGGCGTATTTAGCAATCGAGAAGCGGGCGAGCGCCATTTGGCTGAGCTCAAAGCCCTTGGCGTTAAATCGGCCGTGGTACGCGAAAAAGACGATACCCTAAAACAAGCGAGCTTTAGCTTTAAAAACCTCAATTCGCAGCAAAGCGATAAATTGGCTAAACTCAGCGCGCAATTTAGTGGTTCGGTATTACGCGAAAACAAATGCAAATAA
- a CDS encoding type III pantothenate kinase codes for MKQTAFLLLDLGNSRIKWRHSPSGCSGVAHTSSELWQQCANLPAGAQILGCAVGAADLQQQIDQLFSQHWQVRPQWLQVTRQALGIVNHYPQLNEQGPDRWAAILGARQHFPQQNLLVISAGTAIVIDTLLANGDYLGGSIAPGLGLMKSALHQATARLPHASGTLQAFPQSTLDAIETGCVRAIIGSIEQALSAAIAHGHPIEQVIVFGGDAAYLQPLLNAKAIAVDNLVLDGLAALLTADAGTLHP; via the coding sequence ATGAAGCAAACCGCCTTTTTATTACTCGATTTAGGCAATAGCCGAATCAAATGGCGACATAGCCCATCTGGCTGCAGCGGCGTTGCCCATACCAGCAGCGAGCTTTGGCAACAGTGCGCCAATTTACCCGCTGGCGCGCAAATTTTAGGCTGCGCGGTGGGCGCTGCTGATTTACAACAACAAATCGATCAACTCTTTAGCCAACACTGGCAAGTGCGACCACAATGGCTGCAAGTCACTCGTCAGGCGCTAGGGATTGTGAATCACTATCCACAACTTAATGAGCAAGGTCCTGATCGCTGGGCGGCCATTTTAGGCGCTCGCCAGCACTTTCCACAGCAAAACCTCTTGGTTATTTCGGCAGGCACCGCCATTGTCATCGACACCCTTCTGGCCAATGGCGATTATTTAGGCGGCAGCATCGCCCCGGGGCTTGGGCTGATGAAATCGGCGCTGCATCAAGCCACCGCCCGCTTGCCGCACGCCAGCGGTACGCTGCAAGCCTTTCCCCAATCAACACTCGACGCCATCGAAACCGGCTGTGTGCGGGCCATCATCGGCTCCATCGAGCAAGCACTCAGCGCCGCAATCGCTCATGGTCATCCTATCGAGCAAGTGATTGTTTTCGGTGGTGATGCCGCCTATTTACAACCTTTACTTAACGCCAAGGCGATTGCGGTGGATAATCTGGTGCTCGACGGTTTAGCCGCTTTACTCACTGCAGACGCAGGAACATTACACCCATGA
- a CDS encoding biotin--[acetyl-CoA-carboxylase] ligase, which produces MHDTISLLRELNAHDFTSGAEIAQRLAISRASVSLGLAKAEAYGVNLIRRHGVGYRLEQPIDWLDQSLIQGYLQQGSIANVVVSNTLGSTNRQLLLDPQHGKLLVTEWQDGGRGRLGRPWMGVLGGSLLFSLAWRFDGGSAQLAGLPLAVGVAVASVLRQAGVTAIGLKWPNDLLLQLDRQQWAKVGGILIEMQGDALGPSHVVIGIGLNIALPAQAQNQLDQVAASLVPAGLNCGRNELLARLMNQLETTLSQFAQSGFSSIRSQWEALHAWPTELLNAIAPNGQIKTGYFAGLSADGSLRLNTPDGECLIHTGDVSLRRATA; this is translated from the coding sequence ATGCACGATACCATCAGCCTTCTGCGCGAGCTTAATGCGCACGATTTCACCTCAGGTGCCGAGATTGCCCAGCGCTTGGCTATTTCCCGTGCGAGTGTCTCACTGGGGCTAGCCAAAGCCGAAGCCTACGGCGTTAACCTCATCCGTCGCCACGGAGTCGGCTACCGCCTAGAGCAGCCGATTGATTGGCTAGACCAAAGCCTGATACAGGGGTATTTACAGCAAGGCAGTATCGCCAATGTGGTGGTGAGTAATACCCTAGGTTCAACTAATCGACAATTATTGCTTGATCCACAGCACGGCAAATTACTCGTCACCGAATGGCAAGACGGCGGCCGAGGGCGTTTAGGTCGCCCGTGGATGGGCGTGCTCGGTGGCAGTCTGTTATTTTCTTTAGCGTGGCGCTTTGATGGCGGCTCGGCGCAATTGGCCGGCTTACCACTGGCCGTTGGCGTTGCGGTGGCCAGCGTGCTGCGCCAAGCGGGCGTCACTGCAATCGGGCTGAAATGGCCGAATGATTTATTACTGCAACTTGATCGCCAACAATGGGCCAAAGTGGGCGGTATTTTAATTGAAATGCAAGGCGATGCCCTTGGCCCTTCGCACGTCGTCATCGGGATCGGGCTCAATATCGCCCTACCCGCCCAAGCGCAAAACCAACTCGATCAAGTCGCTGCGAGCTTAGTACCGGCAGGCTTAAATTGCGGGCGTAATGAATTACTGGCTAGATTAATGAATCAATTAGAAACAACGCTCAGCCAATTTGCCCAAAGCGGCTTTTCGTCTATCCGTTCGCAATGGGAAGCACTTCATGCCTGGCCCACTGAATTACTCAATGCTATCGCCCCGAATGGGCAAATAAAGACCGGGTATTTTGCTGGGCTGAGTGCTGATGGTTCACTACGGTTAAATACCCCCGATGGTGAATGCTTGATTCATACCGGCGATGTGAGCTTAAGGCGGGCTACAGCATGA
- the hslV gene encoding ATP-dependent protease subunit HslV codes for MEQFDGTTIVSVRRGKHVAVGGDGQVTLGNVVIKGTARKVRKLYHDQVIVGFAGGTADAFTLFERFEAKLEKHQGHLTRAAVELAKDWRTDRMLRRLEAMLIVADPTATLVITGNGDVLEPEEGIAAIGSGGAFAQAAATALLQNTDLSPEVVVKKALEIAGNICIYTNQNHTIETMGGSEPAKIAAPTN; via the coding sequence ATGGAACAATTTGACGGCACAACAATCGTCTCAGTACGTCGTGGCAAACACGTGGCCGTTGGCGGCGATGGCCAAGTCACTTTGGGCAATGTCGTCATTAAGGGCACAGCCAGAAAGGTGCGCAAGCTGTATCACGACCAAGTGATTGTCGGCTTTGCCGGTGGCACGGCGGACGCCTTTACGTTGTTTGAACGCTTTGAAGCCAAATTAGAAAAACACCAGGGCCATTTAACCCGCGCTGCGGTTGAGCTGGCGAAAGACTGGCGTACCGATCGGATGCTACGTCGACTCGAAGCCATGCTGATTGTGGCTGACCCAACGGCCACTTTGGTCATTACCGGTAATGGTGATGTGCTTGAGCCCGAAGAAGGCATTGCTGCCATTGGTTCCGGTGGCGCATTTGCGCAAGCAGCGGCGACCGCATTATTGCAAAACACCGATTTATCCCCCGAAGTGGTGGTGAAAAAAGCCCTCGAGATTGCCGGTAATATCTGTATCTATACCAATCAAAATCACACCATTGAAACCATGGGTGGCAGTGAACCGGCCAAGATTGCAGCGCCGACGAACTAA